In one Silene latifolia isolate original U9 population chromosome 10, ASM4854445v1, whole genome shotgun sequence genomic region, the following are encoded:
- the LOC141609108 gene encoding serine/threonine-protein kinase RIPK-like, giving the protein MTVDSNKMSWVAWLSCWGSIDDDDPEISKQSNKVDDTYHRMSPISSQKPGYVDLSNPNSRSLFDDISISLSGTSLYVFTLKELRLITQNFSSNNYLGAGGFGPVIKGLIDGKIRPGLKAQPVAVKVLDLDGGQGHREWQTEIQVLGQLRHRHLVKLIGYCSEEDNRVLVYEFMPKGSLENQLFRRFSASLPWSTRLKIALGAARGLAFLHEAPTPIIYRDFKTSNILLDSDFTPKLSDFGLAKDAPMDEYNHVTATSTMGTPGYAAPEYIMTGHLTKSCDIYSFGVVLLELLTGRKAVDDTRSPREKYLVEWARPQLQSPRRLGRLMDPRLDGQYSVVIAQKTALLAYQCLSHRPKSRPPISEVVKNLKALVDMDYNTPTGPFLYTAPSEQDPPNVTVDKGGKLEKLNQERPKPRSDIHRLRAPKPTNMVHWDPNVQKNLKSEFNSPSRHRMGRGA; this is encoded by the exons ATGACGGTCGATAGCAATAAAATGTCATGGGTAGCATGGTTGTCATGTTGGGGAAGCATAGATGACGACGACCCagaaatttcaaaacaaagtaacAAAGTGGACGACACATATCATCGTATGAGTCCAATTAGTTCCCAAAAGCCCGGTTACGTGGATTTGAGTAACCCAAATTCTCGTAGTTTATTCGACGATATATCCATTTCCTTATCCGGAACAAGTCTCTATGTGTTTACTTTAAAAGAGCTAAGGTTGATCACTCAAAACTTCTCCTCCAACAATTATCTTGGTGCAGGCGGGTTCGGCCCGGTTATTAAAGGGCTGATCGACGGCAAGATTCGGCCTGGTTTGAAGGCCCAGCCAGTGGCGGTTAAGGTCCTTGACCTTGATGGTGGACAAGGCCATCGGGAATGGCAA ACCGAAATTCAAGTGCTCGGACAGTTAAGGCATCGGCACTTGGTGAAGTTGATAGGATATTGTAGTGAGGAAGACAACAGAGTTCTTGTTTACGAATTCATGCCAAAGGGTAGTCTCGAAAATCAATTATTCAGAA GGTTTTCTGCTTCACTTCCATGGTCAACAAGGCTAAAAATCGCGCTTGGAGCAGCCAGAGGATTAGCTTTTCTTCATGAAGCACCGACGCCTATCATTTACCGAGATTTTAAAACTTCAAACATCTTATTAGATTCG GATTTCACGCCAAAGTTATCAGATTTTGGCCTCGCAAAGGATGCTCCAATGGATGAATACAATCATGTCACCGCCACCAGTACTATGGGAACACCTGGCTATGCAGCTCCTGAGTACATTATGACAG GTCATTTAACAAAATCATGCGATATCTATAGCTTTGGAGTGGTACTCTTAGAGCTCCTCACGGGAAGAAAAGCAGTAGATGATACTCGTTCACCAAGAGAAAAATACCTAGTCGAGTGGGCTAGACCCCAACTACAAAGCCCACGGCGACTCGGTCGTTTGATGGACCCAAGACTAGATGGTCAATACTCTGTGGTGATAGCTCAAAAGACAGCATTACTAGCATATCAATGCCTAAGCCACAGGCCCAAGAGCCGACCACCAATCAGCGAAGTAGTGAAAAACTTAAAAGCATTAGTAGACATGGACTATAACACACCAACTGGCCCATTTTTGTACACGGCCCCAAGTGAACAAGACCCACCAAATGTGACTGTCGATAAGGGTGGAAAATTAGAGAAGCTCAATCAAGAGCGACCGAAGCCCAGAAGTGATATACATCGGTTAAGGGCACCTAAACCTACAAATATGGTACATTGGGACCCTAATGTACAAAAGAATCTCAAAAGTGAGTTTAATTCTCCTAGTCGCCATCGTATGGGAAGAGGAGCATAA